The genomic window CCCGTGTGACAGCCACAAAAACGAGATCACAGATGACCCAGATGACAGCAGGCTCAgacgagggggtggggggaggatggaAGCCAAACTTAAGAGGTAACTGCTTCAAGTTACACAGCGAAGTGGAGCAAGAGAGGGGACGGTCCGTAGAGGAAgcgttttcctttttttgtttgaaGATAATATATACTAAAGCATAATTTTATGCTGATGGATTGATTCAGTAGACAGGATTTTTGAAGCAGGGAAGGGAATTTGATCGTTGTAAACTGAAGTTCTCAAAGCTCAACAAACAGGTGGAGGAACTGACATTAATTTTTTTGCCTGCTCTGGGCCTTCATCGCTGCacgtgggcttcctctagttgtggcgagcaggggctacgcttgttgcagtgcacgggcctctcattgtggtggcttctcttgttgcacagcacaggctctaaggcgcatgggctcagctgccccaCAGCGTgtgggggtcttcccagaccagggatcaaacctgtgtcccctgcattggcagatggattcataaccactggaccaccagcgaagtcccagaACTGGCTTTTGATAGGTGAAAGGGCAGGAAGGCAGAGTCCAGGATAGATGCATGGGGTTGTTCCTGCAGTGGGAGGAGTTGCTGAGGGCCTGCTTCTGGTTTTTCGGGGATGTAAGGGaatgcagggggaggggaggggagaggagggggctTGAAGAGGAAGACAGGAAACAGTTACAAGAGCCTAACCGGGACATAGTGTGAGGGTGCCAGCCGGGGCTATGGCTACCTGAGAACTGTGCCATGGCCTGTATAGAGAATAAAGCACAGCCAACTGAAAAGAGCTCTGATACTTCCCTTTGACAAGAGTTTAGGTGGTGTCCATTCTCCAGAGGTGAGGAAGTTGCTAGCCCAAAAGACTCAACAGGAGAATGAAAGACTTGATCAACTAAAGGCCATGTCTTTTGACTTCCGGTTCGCCCAAGCAGAGGCATACTACTATCAACGCTACCAGGAAATGCTGGAAGAAGCATGCAAGCACAAAATGGTTCCAGAAGGGGAAATTaaaacagaggaaaaggaaaggagaccACAAAACGGAAAAAAAGAAGATGCTAAAAAATGGCACTATTTAGTGTCCGAGAGAGAGCTGAACCAGATACAGAAACACATACACCGAGCCGAAAAAGCCAGAGGCCTCAGAGACCACAAATGTCAACTGCTCCCTCAAAGCATCTCAAGTGAAATTCCTTCCCACGAAGTATTAAACCTGAAGAAGGATGTTTCAACTGAAAACATCCAGAAAACACACAAAGCTAAGACCAAGCAGTACAGGGTGGCCTGGGCAAAGAAACAGATAAAGGGACATCAAGACCGAATGATTCGAGGGAGAGAACTCACGGAGCAAAGAAATGGTCAACGACGTGCTCAAAAAATACCTGCACAAGCTCCCCCTTTCCTGAAACCTCGAgtgaagaaaaaggaagtcaAAGAATATGAATGGGTCACCACCTATCCCATTGTCCAGCCTTATGCCGAACCACTTTTAGAAGTGACCATTCTGATGGAAAAGtccaaaaaagagaataaaattggAAAACCACTCCGAAGAGAGCTCTTGAGTATACCATCATTTTTGAGAAGTCAACTACAAAAACataaagtttaaattattttctagattattgtatttctttttcaggtGAGCATACCTTCATAGATGTTGGTGCAGTAGAATCTAATATCTTATAATATTGTATCTAAATGCGtcacactgaaaaaaaaagagaggttaaACCATGTGCTCAGCATTCCCAATGTTTCAGCTCTGTATAGCTAACCCAAAACCTTGTGAATTAAAACCACCACCATTTTATTTTATCTCAATTCTGTAGCAGGCATTCCAGCAGAGCTCAGCTGGGCCATTTTTCTGCCCCCATGTAGCACCACTGGCAATGCCTGGAAACATTCAGTGATGGCTGGGCTAGTCCGTAGGTCCCAGATGGCTTAGCATGGATAGCTAGAGGGCTGAACCTAACCGGTCCCTCTCCCTGGCTTCCCTCTCCAGGTAGTTTAAGGGCCACGTAGTAGTTGGACTTATTACCTGGTGATTCAGGGCTCCAGGAGGCCTGTCAGATGCTACAAAGGCTTCTTATGACCTAGCCCCAGAAGTCCCAGAATATCACTTCTGCTTATCCTACTAATCAAAGAAGCCACCAAGATCAGCCTACATTCGAGGGGGGACAAGCAGACTTTTTGTCGAAAAAAACATGGGCTTTTTATTTCAACCTACCACTCCAAACCTCTAAAAAGTCGGTCACATACCTCTATTCTTTattatacttttcatttttcttttatgtgaacACTGCTCATaggaacaaatatttttatacaaagaaaCCCGCAATTCCACAGCTTCTGCATTGACCTTGACTAAAGAACCCTGGCTCCCTCTCTAAAGACAGTGTAAAAGTTAGAATTATGATGCAGACAACAAGCTGTCTTGTGTTTTCCAATGCA from Bubalus kerabau isolate K-KA32 ecotype Philippines breed swamp buffalo chromosome 22, PCC_UOA_SB_1v2, whole genome shotgun sequence includes these protein-coding regions:
- the LOC129636750 gene encoding putative uncharacterized protein ZNRD1-AS1, yielding MSFDFRFAQAEAYYYQRYQEMLEEACKHKMVPEGEIKTEEKERRPQNGKKEDAKKWHYLVSERELNQIQKHIHRAEKARGLRDHKCQLLPQSISSEIPSHEVLNLKKDVSTENIQKTHKAKTKQYRVAWAKKQIKGHQDRMIRGRELTEQRNGQRRAQKIPAQAPPFLKPRVKKKEVKEYEWVTTYPIVQPYAEPLLEVTILMEKSKKENKIGKPLRRELLSIPSFLRSQLQKHKV